The proteins below come from a single Eucalyptus grandis isolate ANBG69807.140 chromosome 3, ASM1654582v1, whole genome shotgun sequence genomic window:
- the LOC104436309 gene encoding UDP-sulfoquinovose synthase, chloroplastic yields the protein MAHLVSSTSCSLKISTTNKAFPQRSGHGPTAFPSSWGLQSSRIPYESLVSRREKHQRNFIVQSTAVPLNQQVPTQAGSSSYQHSNGSTKMQRVMIIGGDGYCGWATALHLSNKGYQVAIVDSLVRRLFDHQLGLDSLTPIASIHNRLRRWKSITGKNIELYIGDICDFEFLAESFNSFEPDAVVHFGEQRSAPYSMIDRSRAVFTQHNNVIGTLNVLFAIKEFREECHLVKLGTMGEYGTPNIDIEEGYITITHNGRTDTLPYPKQASSFYHLSKVHDSHNIAFTCKAWGIRATDLNQGVVYGVRTDETELHEELNNRFDYDGVFGTALNRFCVQAAVGHPLTVYGKGGQTRGYLDIRDTVQCVELAIANPANPGEFRVFNQFTEQFSVNQLAALVTKAGAKLGLDVQTTNVPNPRVEAEEHYYNAKHTKLIDLGLQPHLLSDSLLDSLLNFAIKYEDRIDKKQIMPSISWKKIGVKPKTVVA from the exons ATGGCTCATCTAGTTTCTTCAACGTCATGCTCCTTGAAGATCTCCACCACTAATAAAGCTTTCCCTCAAAGATCAGGTCATGGTCCAACtgcatttccttcttcttgggGTTTACAAAGTTCAAGAATTCCATATGAGAGTCTTGTTTCTCGACGAGAGAAACATCAGAGAAACTTTATTGTTCAATCGACAGCAGTGCCTCTGAACCAACAGGTACCTACTCAAGCTGGCTCTAGCTCTTACCAGCACTCTAATGGTTCAACCAAGATGCAGCGAGTCATGATTATTGGTGGAGATGGTTACTGTGGCTGGGCCACAGCACTTCATTTATCCAACAAAGGATATCAAGTTGCCATTGTGGATAGCCTTGTCCGTCGGCTGTTTGACCACCAACTTGGTCTTGATTCCTTGACTCCTATTGCCTCAATCCACAACCGTCTCCGGCGCTGGAAATCAATCACTGGGAAAAATATTGAGCTTTACATTGGCGACATATGTGACTTTGAGTTCTTAGCAGAATCCTTCAATTCATTTGAGCCTGATGCTGTTGTCCATTTCGGAGAGCAGAGATCTGCTCCTTACTCCATGATAGATCGGTCAAGGGCTGTTTTTACGCAGCACAACAATGTCATTGGAACTCTTAATGTGCTCTTTGCTATTAAGGAGTTTAGAGAGGAGTGTCATCTGGTGAAGTTGGGCACTATGGGAGAATATGGAACTCCAAACATTGATATTGAGGAGGGCTACATAACTATCACTCATAATGGACGAACGGATACTTTGCCCTATCCAAAACAAGCTAGCTCCTTTTACCATCTAAGTAAGGTCCATGATTCGCACAATATAGCCTTCACTTGCAAGGCCTGGGGAATAAGAGCAACGGATTTAAATCAAGGAGTGGTTTATGGGGTGAGGACAGACGAGACTGAGCTGCATGAGGAGCTCAATAACAGATTTGATTATGATGGAGTATTCGGAACTGCATTGAATCGGTTCTGCGTTCAAGCTGCAGTTGGTCATCCACTTACAGTATATGGCAAAGGGGGCCAG ACCAGGGGATACCTTGATATAAGAGATACAGTCCAATGTGTTGAGCTTGCTATTGCAAATCCAGCAAATCCCGGCGAGTTCCGTGTCTTTAATCAATTCACTGAGCAATTTTCTGTCAATCAACTTGCTGCCCTTGTTACGAAAGCTGGAGCCAAGCTTGGGCTTGACGTGCAAACCACCAATGTACCAAATCCAAGAGTGGAAGCAGAAGAACATTATTACAATGCCAAGCACACTAAGCTGATTGACTTGGGACTCCAGCCGCACCTTCTTTCAGACTCCCTTTTGGATTCACTGCTTAACTTTGCAATAAAGTATGAGGATCGGATTGACAAGAAACAGATTATGCCCAGCATATCTTGGAAAAAGATTGGAGTCAAACCAAAAACTGTTGTGGCCTAA